From the genome of Halomonas sp. MCCC 1A13316, one region includes:
- the cmoB gene encoding tRNA 5-methoxyuridine(34)/uridine 5-oxyacetic acid(34) synthase CmoB yields the protein MAIPVEQRPLYRAFIDQGLEAWLSRLPEQLAQGLDRKRYGDLPAWEKAVAKLPALPEARDVNLDSDTVTVACELDESRRRQCENLLRKLAPWRKGPYRLASIHIDTEWRSDWKWQRVAPHLADLRGRRVLDVGGGSGYHAWRMAGAGAAFVLVIDPSPRFYYQFQALRHFVGDADDGRTHFLPVGIEDVPERLAFFDTVFSMGVLYHRPSPLEHLLQLKDALRPGGELVLETLVVEGDATTVLLPGERYAAMPNVYFLPSSTALCHWLERCGLINVRVVDEAVTSLEEQRSTDWMTFQSLVDFLDPNDPSKTREGYPAPRRAVVIATKPL from the coding sequence GTGGCAATCCCCGTCGAACAGCGCCCTCTCTATCGCGCCTTTATCGACCAGGGCCTGGAGGCCTGGCTCTCTCGCCTGCCCGAACAACTGGCCCAAGGGCTCGATCGCAAGCGCTACGGCGACCTGCCGGCCTGGGAGAAGGCGGTGGCCAAGTTGCCCGCGCTACCCGAGGCGCGCGACGTGAACCTCGACAGCGATACGGTGACAGTCGCCTGCGAGCTGGACGAAAGCCGGCGTCGTCAGTGCGAGAACCTGCTGCGCAAGCTCGCGCCATGGCGCAAGGGGCCCTACCGGCTAGCCAGCATCCATATCGACACCGAGTGGCGCTCCGACTGGAAGTGGCAGCGAGTGGCACCACATCTGGCCGACTTGCGCGGCCGGCGCGTGCTCGACGTCGGCGGCGGCAGCGGTTATCACGCCTGGCGCATGGCCGGCGCCGGTGCCGCCTTCGTACTGGTGATCGACCCCTCGCCGCGCTTCTACTACCAGTTCCAGGCGCTGCGACATTTCGTCGGCGACGCCGACGACGGACGCACCCACTTCCTGCCGGTAGGCATCGAGGACGTACCCGAGCGGCTCGCCTTCTTCGACACGGTGTTCTCCATGGGCGTGCTCTACCACCGTCCTTCGCCGCTGGAGCATCTGCTGCAGCTCAAGGACGCTTTGCGCCCCGGCGGCGAACTGGTACTGGAAACGCTGGTAGTGGAAGGCGATGCTACCACCGTGCTGCTGCCCGGCGAGCGCTACGCCGCCATGCCCAATGTTTACTTCCTGCCCTCTTCCACTGCGCTCTGCCATTGGCTCGAGCGCTGCGGGCTCATTAACGTGCGCGTGGTGGACGAAGCGGTCACTTCACTGGAAGAGCAGCGCTCCACCGACTGGATGACCTTCCAGTCGCTGGTCGACTTCCTCGACCCGAACGACCCGAGCAAGACCCGCGAGGGCTACCCGGCGCCAAGGCGCGCCGTGGTGATCGCGACAAAACCGCTGTAA
- the cueR gene encoding Cu(I)-responsive transcriptional regulator, with product MNIGQAAKASGISGKMIRYYESIGLIPPIKRTESGYRVFSEKDVHALRFISRARDLGFSVEQMGNLLALWQDRHRASADVKAVAQAHIEELDLKIKKLQDMRQTLEHLVDHCHGDERPDCPILSGLAAEGVEESAEVDVETS from the coding sequence ATGAATATCGGACAAGCGGCGAAGGCTTCCGGCATCTCGGGAAAGATGATTCGTTACTACGAGAGCATCGGCCTGATTCCACCGATCAAGCGAACGGAGTCGGGATACCGGGTCTTCAGCGAGAAGGACGTGCACGCGCTTCGTTTCATCTCCCGGGCCCGTGATCTGGGTTTTTCGGTGGAGCAGATGGGCAACTTGCTCGCCCTGTGGCAGGACCGCCATCGGGCCAGTGCCGACGTCAAGGCTGTCGCTCAGGCACACATCGAGGAGCTGGATCTCAAGATCAAGAAGCTGCAGGACATGCGCCAGACCCTGGAGCATCTGGTCGATCATTGTCACGGGGACGAACGCCCGGATTGTCCGATCCTGAGCGGCCTGGCGGCAGAGGGCGTCGAAGAAAGCGCCGAGGTCGACGTCGAGACTTCCTAG
- a CDS encoding heavy-metal-associated domain-containing protein, translating to MLKLNVPDMSCNHCVSAISAAIESVDNDASMEFDLAHRQVNVESNAPIEAIKAAVEEAGYPNQVA from the coding sequence ATGCTGAAACTCAACGTGCCTGACATGTCCTGCAACCACTGTGTCTCGGCGATCTCCGCGGCAATCGAATCCGTGGACAACGACGCCAGCATGGAATTCGACCTTGCGCATCGGCAAGTGAACGTTGAAAGCAACGCACCTATTGAAGCGATCAAGGCAGCCGTCGAAGAGGCTGGCTACCCCAATCAGGTAGCATAA
- a CDS encoding heavy metal translocating P-type ATPase: MSTNEAVSAVLDDSSASHTYSLAIEGMSCASCVGRVEKAILGVPGVVDASVNLATQRAQVAFVSDQADLAGVVQAVDSAGYPAVTDTIELTVNGMSCASCVGRVERKLASVPGVLEASVNLATSTATVKVVAETVTPQRLIEAVRAAGFDAEAASDAPDRSDREHEAREREIAELKRAVTIAGIFSLPLFVLEMGSHFIPGLHHWLQMSMGQQNLFYLFFVLASIVQFGPGLRFYQKGWPALLRGGPDMNSLVMLGTSAAWGYSVVATFLPQVLPAGTVNVYYEASAVIITLILVGRYFEAIAKGRTSEAIKALMKLQAKTARLIRDGEEMEIGIDEVRQGDIVLVRPGEKIPVDGQVIDGSSFVDESMITGEPVPVRKEAGADVVGGTLNKVGSFSFRATKVGSDTLLAQIVRMVEQAQGSKLPIQAMVDKVTHYFVPAVLMAALITIGVWLIFGPEPALTFALVNGVAVLIIACPCAMGLATPTSIMVGTGKAAKMGVLFRKGEALQSLRDAKVIALDKTGTLTKGRPELTDLVVAEGFEEADSLRLVASAERQSEHPIAEAIVNAAKARGLEPAGVQEFEAIPGFGVAAQVEGHRVDVGADRYMRKLGLDVEAFAQTAQRLADEGKSPLYAAIDGRLAAIIAVADPIKESTPAAIRSLHAEGLQVAMITGDNRRTAEAIARRLGIDKVVAEVLPDGKVDAVKSLQAEGGLVAFVGDGINDAPALAQADVGIAIGTGTDIAIESADVVLMSGDLRNVPNAIALSRATIRNIKQNLFWAFAYNTVLIPVAAGALFPAFGILLSPIFAAVAMAASSICVLSNALRLKGFRPPIAIEADEGAPARQREVQSA; encoded by the coding sequence ATGTCAACAAACGAGGCGGTTTCGGCAGTTCTTGACGATTCCAGCGCCAGCCACACGTACTCGCTGGCCATCGAAGGCATGAGCTGTGCCTCCTGCGTGGGTCGAGTCGAAAAGGCGATCCTTGGCGTGCCCGGTGTCGTCGACGCTTCCGTCAACCTGGCCACCCAGCGCGCCCAGGTAGCCTTCGTTTCCGACCAGGCAGACCTCGCCGGTGTCGTTCAAGCGGTAGACAGCGCAGGCTATCCCGCCGTGACCGACACTATCGAGCTGACGGTCAATGGCATGAGCTGTGCCTCCTGCGTCGGACGCGTCGAGCGCAAGCTCGCCAGCGTGCCCGGCGTGCTCGAGGCCAGCGTCAACCTGGCTACATCGACGGCAACAGTGAAAGTGGTTGCCGAGACCGTGACTCCGCAACGCCTGATCGAGGCGGTGCGGGCCGCCGGCTTTGATGCCGAAGCTGCCAGCGACGCACCGGATCGAAGTGACCGAGAGCATGAGGCGCGCGAACGGGAAATCGCCGAACTGAAGCGCGCGGTGACCATCGCCGGGATCTTCTCGCTCCCTCTCTTCGTACTGGAGATGGGCTCGCATTTCATTCCAGGGCTCCATCACTGGCTGCAGATGAGCATGGGGCAGCAGAACCTGTTCTACCTGTTCTTCGTCCTGGCCTCGATCGTGCAGTTCGGCCCCGGCCTGCGCTTCTACCAGAAGGGTTGGCCCGCCCTATTGCGAGGCGGCCCGGACATGAACTCGCTGGTGATGCTAGGCACCTCCGCCGCCTGGGGCTACTCGGTGGTGGCCACCTTTCTGCCACAAGTGCTGCCGGCCGGCACGGTGAACGTCTACTACGAAGCGTCAGCGGTGATCATCACGCTGATTCTCGTCGGGCGCTATTTCGAGGCGATCGCCAAGGGGCGTACCAGCGAGGCGATCAAGGCGCTGATGAAGCTCCAGGCCAAGACCGCCCGGTTAATCCGCGACGGTGAGGAAATGGAGATCGGCATCGACGAGGTGCGCCAGGGCGATATCGTGCTGGTACGCCCCGGCGAGAAGATCCCGGTGGATGGCCAGGTCATCGACGGAAGCTCCTTCGTCGACGAGTCGATGATCACCGGCGAACCCGTACCGGTGCGCAAGGAAGCCGGTGCGGACGTGGTCGGCGGTACCCTCAACAAGGTGGGCAGCTTCAGTTTCCGCGCCACCAAGGTCGGTTCCGACACCCTGCTGGCGCAAATCGTGCGCATGGTCGAGCAGGCCCAGGGCTCGAAGCTGCCCATCCAGGCCATGGTGGACAAGGTCACCCACTACTTCGTGCCGGCCGTGCTCATGGCCGCCCTGATCACGATCGGCGTTTGGCTTATCTTCGGTCCCGAGCCGGCGCTGACTTTCGCCCTGGTCAACGGTGTGGCGGTGCTGATCATCGCCTGTCCGTGTGCCATGGGCCTGGCCACCCCCACCTCGATCATGGTGGGCACCGGCAAAGCGGCGAAGATGGGTGTGCTATTCCGCAAGGGAGAAGCTTTGCAGTCGCTGCGCGACGCCAAGGTGATCGCACTGGACAAGACCGGCACCCTGACCAAGGGCCGGCCCGAACTCACCGACCTGGTGGTGGCCGAGGGCTTCGAGGAGGCCGATTCGCTGCGCCTGGTGGCTTCCGCCGAGCGCCAGTCGGAACACCCCATCGCCGAGGCGATCGTCAACGCCGCCAAGGCCCGCGGGCTGGAGCCTGCCGGTGTCCAGGAGTTTGAGGCCATCCCCGGCTTCGGGGTCGCTGCCCAAGTCGAGGGACACCGGGTGGATGTCGGTGCCGACCGCTACATGCGCAAGCTGGGTCTGGACGTGGAAGCCTTCGCCCAGACCGCACAACGGCTCGCCGACGAGGGCAAGTCGCCGCTCTATGCGGCCATCGACGGCCGCCTGGCCGCGATCATCGCCGTCGCCGACCCGATCAAGGAGTCCACGCCGGCCGCCATCCGCTCGCTGCACGCCGAAGGCCTGCAGGTCGCGATGATCACCGGCGACAACCGGCGCACTGCCGAAGCCATCGCCCGTCGCCTCGGCATCGACAAGGTCGTAGCCGAAGTGCTGCCCGACGGCAAGGTGGATGCAGTGAAGAGCCTGCAGGCAGAAGGCGGCCTGGTGGCCTTCGTGGGCGACGGCATCAACGACGCCCCGGCGCTGGCACAGGCCGACGTGGGCATCGCCATCGGCACCGGTACCGACATCGCCATCGAGTCCGCCGATGTGGTGCTGATGTCCGGCGACCTGCGCAACGTGCCCAATGCCATCGCGCTGTCACGGGCCACCATCCGCAACATCAAGCAGAACCTATTCTGGGCCTTCGCCTATAACACCGTGCTGATCCCGGTGGCCGCCGGCGCGCTATTTCCCGCCTTCGGGATCCTGCTCTCGCCGATCTTCGCCGCCGTGGCCATGGCCGCCTCGAGCATTTGTGTACTCAGCAACGCGCTGCGCCTCAAGGGCTTCCGGCCCCCGATCGCGATCGAAGCGGATGAAGGCGCTCCAGCACGCCAGCGGGAGGTGCAGAGCGCCTGA
- a CDS encoding erythromycin esterase family protein produces the protein MTTPRDYIRDNAKPLAGRSVDYDDLLEQVGERSLVLLGEASHGTAEFYRMRAEITRRLIREKGFEAVIVEADWPDALRLNRYARGEGDDTLKTAFDDFQRFPQWMWRNTEVRDFIGWLEEHNAGKEASEQVGFHGLDIYSLHRSAEAVIEYLEGIDPEQAGIAREGYGCLDHGGDPVRYGHDAAFGLSRVCEEAAVRLLADLLEKSTGYLREDGRRSRDEQFFAEQNARVVVNAEHYYRAMFGSRVDTWNLRDEHMTDTIAELREYLRRQGGQGKVVVWAHNSHLGDASFTDMGWHRGQHNVGQLARHRFGADQALLVGFTTHTGFVSAAHDWDGPVEHRRVRPSMQESVERLFHDSGVGDFYLPLGERAAPLKEPLWERAIGVIYRPESERISHYFKASVAQQFDAVFHVDETRAVEPFDKGELWRPEEVPDTYPFGV, from the coding sequence ATGACGACTCCCCGGGATTACATCCGCGACAACGCCAAGCCGCTCGCCGGTCGCAGTGTCGATTACGACGACTTGCTGGAGCAGGTGGGTGAGCGCTCACTGGTACTGCTCGGCGAGGCCTCCCACGGCACGGCCGAGTTCTATCGCATGCGCGCCGAGATCACCCGGCGGCTGATTCGCGAGAAGGGCTTCGAGGCGGTGATCGTCGAGGCCGACTGGCCCGATGCGCTACGGCTCAACCGTTATGCCCGCGGCGAAGGCGACGATACCCTCAAGACCGCCTTCGACGATTTTCAGCGCTTTCCGCAGTGGATGTGGCGCAACACCGAGGTGCGCGATTTCATCGGCTGGCTCGAGGAGCACAACGCCGGCAAGGAGGCCAGCGAGCAGGTGGGCTTCCACGGCCTGGACATCTACAGCCTGCACCGCTCGGCGGAAGCGGTGATCGAGTATCTCGAAGGCATCGACCCGGAACAGGCGGGAATCGCCCGCGAGGGATACGGCTGCCTCGATCATGGCGGCGACCCGGTCCGCTATGGCCACGATGCGGCCTTTGGCCTCAGCCGAGTTTGTGAAGAGGCTGCGGTCAGGCTGCTGGCCGACTTGCTGGAGAAGTCGACCGGCTACCTGCGCGAAGATGGCCGGCGCTCGCGAGACGAGCAGTTCTTCGCCGAGCAGAACGCCCGCGTGGTGGTGAATGCGGAGCATTATTATCGTGCCATGTTCGGCTCACGGGTGGACACCTGGAACCTGCGCGACGAGCACATGACCGACACCATCGCCGAACTGCGCGAATACCTGCGCCGCCAGGGCGGGCAGGGCAAGGTGGTGGTGTGGGCACACAACTCGCACCTGGGCGATGCCTCGTTCACCGATATGGGCTGGCATCGCGGCCAGCACAACGTTGGCCAACTGGCGCGCCATCGCTTCGGTGCCGACCAAGCGCTGTTGGTGGGCTTTACCACCCATACCGGCTTCGTCTCGGCAGCCCATGACTGGGACGGCCCGGTGGAGCACCGCCGGGTGCGGCCCTCCATGCAGGAGAGCGTCGAGCGGCTGTTCCACGACAGCGGTGTCGGCGACTTTTACCTGCCGCTCGGCGAGCGTGCGGCCCCTCTGAAGGAGCCGCTGTGGGAACGTGCCATCGGCGTGATCTACCGGCCCGAGTCGGAGCGCATCAGCCACTACTTCAAGGCATCAGTGGCCCAGCAGTTCGACGCCGTCTTCCATGTCGACGAGACCCGTGCCGTGGAGCCGTTCGACAAGGGCGAGCTGTGGCGACCCGAGGAGGTGCCGGATACCTATCCTTTTGGGGTATAG
- a CDS encoding zinc metallopeptidase has protein sequence MIVVVIVLLLAIFLLPNVWAKWVLSRHSRGRDDYPGTGAELADHLLRRMGIEGVKVEMTEQGDHYDPEARRVRLSREHYEGRSLTAVTVAAHEVGHAIQHHEGYAPLAARARMVGVAQRAEKLGALLMMAAPFLFILTRLPGGLAIVIAAAVISFGTAALVHLVTLPVEFDASFNRALPLLKEYVPPYDMPGARHVLTACAFTYVAASLASILNLGRWLVILRR, from the coding sequence ATGATCGTAGTTGTCATTGTCCTGCTGCTGGCCATCTTCCTGTTGCCCAACGTCTGGGCCAAGTGGGTGTTGTCGCGCCACTCTCGTGGCCGCGACGACTATCCCGGCACCGGCGCCGAGCTGGCCGATCATCTGCTGCGCCGCATGGGTATCGAAGGGGTCAAGGTGGAGATGACCGAGCAGGGCGACCATTACGATCCGGAGGCGCGACGGGTGCGACTCTCCCGCGAGCACTACGAGGGGCGCTCGCTCACTGCAGTGACGGTGGCCGCCCACGAGGTCGGCCATGCCATTCAGCACCACGAGGGCTATGCACCGCTGGCCGCCCGGGCACGCATGGTCGGCGTGGCGCAGCGGGCCGAGAAGCTCGGCGCGCTGCTGATGATGGCCGCCCCCTTCCTGTTCATCCTGACTCGACTACCCGGCGGGCTGGCCATCGTCATCGCAGCAGCGGTGATCAGCTTCGGCACGGCGGCGCTGGTGCACCTTGTGACCCTGCCGGTGGAGTTCGACGCCAGCTTCAATCGCGCCCTGCCGCTGCTCAAGGAGTACGTGCCACCCTACGATATGCCCGGCGCACGCCACGTGCTGACCGCTTGCGCCTTCACCTACGTGGCGGCGTCGCTGGCGAGCATATTGAACCTGGGGCGTTGGCTGGTGATACTTCGTCGCTAG
- a CDS encoding 20S proteasome subunit A/B → MTTIVWDGTTLATDSLISVNGSTYNHAQKLFQLDNGEWVAFAGEQQEWWEVMEWLNAGAPRNDKPHVTRVEMIIAGPDGVYEMFNKLVRIPVKGPVAYGTGWKWALAAIDHGKSAIEAVEYAKTRDHDSGGEVQSVTPATRAGVPFETLMRDVESAPATA, encoded by the coding sequence ATGACTACAATCGTATGGGACGGAACGACTCTCGCGACGGATTCGCTGATCAGTGTCAATGGCTCGACCTACAACCATGCGCAGAAGCTGTTCCAGCTCGACAATGGTGAGTGGGTCGCCTTCGCCGGCGAACAACAGGAGTGGTGGGAGGTCATGGAGTGGCTCAACGCCGGGGCGCCACGCAACGACAAGCCCCACGTGACGCGGGTCGAGATGATCATTGCAGGCCCCGACGGTGTCTACGAGATGTTCAACAAGTTGGTGCGCATCCCGGTCAAGGGGCCTGTCGCCTACGGCACCGGCTGGAAATGGGCTCTGGCGGCCATCGACCATGGCAAGAGCGCCATCGAAGCGGTGGAGTATGCCAAGACCCGCGATCATGACAGTGGCGGTGAGGTGCAGTCGGTCACGCCTGCAACCAGGGCCGGTGTACCCTTCGAGACGCTGATGCGAGACGTCGAGTCGGCACCTGCCACGGCCTGA